Proteins co-encoded in one Longimicrobium sp. genomic window:
- the larC gene encoding nickel pincer cofactor biosynthesis protein LarC, which produces MRGLIFDPFSGISGDMTVAALLDLGLPLEWLQGFVAGLDLGDIRVGAERVQRKGIACTRLLLELPHEHAHRHLHHVVKIIEGTGAPAQVKERAVHAFTLLADAEAEVHGTTREKVHFHEVGALDAIVDILSAMAGCAELGATEFYTRPVTLGRGWVNIAHGNFPLPAPATLKLLGGIPVRDPDFEGECTTPTGAAILRALTGGAAAPTSFTPVANGFGAGTRDPQDRPNCLRLILVEGNEAAAESVVVIQCDVDDLPPEYVPPLMEAALAAGALDCTAQPVMMKKGRPGVRIEALAHPDRRDAVAEALFHAGSTIGVRFWAADRRTLPRRMETVLWRGQEVRVKRSTLPGGGERAKPEFEDVARAAAALGITPLAAYRALLAEGVAAEG; this is translated from the coding sequence GTGCGGGGGCTGATCTTCGACCCGTTCAGCGGCATCAGCGGCGACATGACGGTCGCCGCGCTGCTGGACCTGGGCCTGCCACTGGAGTGGCTGCAGGGGTTCGTGGCCGGGCTCGACCTCGGCGACATCCGGGTGGGCGCGGAGCGGGTGCAGCGGAAGGGGATCGCGTGCACCCGGCTGCTGCTGGAGCTGCCTCACGAGCACGCGCACCGGCACCTCCACCACGTCGTCAAGATCATCGAGGGAACCGGTGCCCCGGCGCAGGTCAAGGAGCGGGCGGTCCACGCCTTCACCCTGCTGGCCGACGCCGAAGCGGAGGTACACGGCACCACGCGCGAAAAGGTGCACTTCCACGAGGTCGGCGCGCTGGATGCCATCGTGGACATCCTCAGCGCGATGGCGGGGTGCGCGGAGCTGGGGGCGACGGAGTTCTACACGCGGCCCGTGACGCTGGGGCGCGGCTGGGTGAACATCGCGCACGGCAACTTTCCGCTCCCGGCGCCGGCCACCCTCAAGCTGCTGGGGGGGATCCCGGTGCGCGACCCCGACTTCGAGGGGGAGTGCACCACGCCGACCGGAGCCGCCATCCTGCGGGCGCTCACCGGCGGGGCCGCGGCGCCCACGTCGTTCACGCCGGTCGCCAACGGCTTCGGCGCGGGAACTCGCGACCCGCAGGACCGCCCCAACTGCCTGCGGCTGATCCTGGTGGAGGGGAACGAGGCGGCGGCGGAGAGCGTCGTGGTGATCCAGTGCGACGTGGACGACCTGCCGCCCGAGTACGTGCCGCCGCTGATGGAGGCGGCGCTGGCGGCCGGGGCGCTGGACTGCACGGCGCAGCCCGTGATGATGAAGAAGGGCCGGCCGGGCGTGCGCATCGAGGCGCTTGCGCATCCCGACCGGCGCGACGCGGTGGCGGAGGCGCTCTTCCACGCCGGCTCCACCATCGGGGTGCGCTTCTGGGCGGCGGACCGGCGTACACTGCCGCGACGGATGGAGACCGTGTTGTGGCGCGGGCAGGAAGTTCGCGTGAAGCGCTCGACGCTCCCGGGCGGGGGCGAGCGGGCGAAGCCGGAGTTCGAGGACGTGGCGCGGGCCGCGGCGGCGCTGGGGATCACCCCGCTTGCCGCCTACCGCGCCCTGCTGGCCGAGGGCGTCGCGGCCGAGGGGTAG
- the plsY gene encoding glycerol-3-phosphate 1-O-acyltransferase PlsY — protein sequence MSPWLALAASYLWGAVPASYLAGKWSRGIDLRRHGSGNLGATNTFRVLGAKVAAPVMVFDILKGFLPVFLFTRWDEPAGWQWGLAYGAAAIVGHVFPVYMSFKGGKGVATGAGVFLGLAPLALGVALLTWLGVLKMTRMVSAASLAGAGVLAVVLALAPPPDGHPEIRWLGWAIAAFVIFSHRANLRRIVRGEEPRFGRGHEPEATVAAAAITADAEEVR from the coding sequence TTGAGCCCCTGGCTGGCGCTCGCCGCGTCGTACCTGTGGGGCGCGGTCCCCGCCAGCTACCTGGCCGGGAAGTGGTCGCGCGGCATCGACCTGCGCCGGCACGGAAGCGGCAACCTGGGCGCCACCAACACATTTCGCGTCCTCGGCGCAAAGGTGGCGGCGCCGGTGATGGTCTTCGACATCCTCAAGGGCTTCCTCCCCGTCTTCCTCTTCACGCGCTGGGACGAGCCCGCGGGCTGGCAGTGGGGGCTGGCGTACGGCGCGGCGGCCATCGTGGGGCACGTCTTCCCGGTGTACATGAGCTTCAAGGGGGGAAAGGGGGTCGCGACCGGGGCGGGGGTCTTCCTCGGTCTGGCGCCGCTCGCCCTGGGCGTGGCGCTCCTCACCTGGCTGGGGGTGCTCAAGATGACGCGGATGGTGTCGGCGGCATCGCTGGCGGGCGCGGGGGTGCTGGCGGTGGTGCTGGCGCTGGCGCCGCCGCCGGATGGGCACCCGGAGATCCGCTGGCTGGGCTGGGCGATCGCCGCGTTCGTCATCTTCTCGCACCGCGCCAACCTGCGCCGCATCGTGCGCGGCGAGGAGCCGCGATTCGGGCGCGGGCACGAGCCGGAGGCCACCGTGGCCGCCGCGGCCATCACCGCGGACGCGGAGGAGGTCCGTTGA
- a CDS encoding NAD(P)H-dependent glycerol-3-phosphate dehydrogenase translates to MSLERTAVIGAGSWGTALANLLAKKGGATVLWSFEPEVAETIRAEQVNRRYLDSVRLDGRLRVTTDMEEALEGASVVLSVSPSHVVRPVMAQAARHMAPGALVVSASKGIENESLKTMDEVLADVLPDGAVAAFLSGPSFALEVGEEHPTAVTIASHHPEAAVRAQALFQTPYFRVYTSSDVRGVELGGSLKNVIAIAAGVVEGLGYGNNTQAALITRGLAEITRLGVAAGAEPATFAGLAGMGDLILTCTGSLSRNRQVGIELGRGRPIDEILGGMVAVAEGVRTARSARDLAHKLEIEMPIVEVVHAMLYEGLAATRALELLMLREPRRETWG, encoded by the coding sequence TTGAGCCTGGAGCGCACCGCAGTCATCGGCGCCGGAAGCTGGGGGACGGCGCTCGCCAACCTCCTCGCCAAGAAGGGCGGCGCGACCGTCCTCTGGTCGTTCGAGCCCGAGGTGGCGGAAACGATCCGCGCCGAGCAGGTCAACCGCCGCTACCTGGACAGCGTGCGGCTGGATGGCCGGCTGCGCGTGACCACCGACATGGAGGAGGCGCTCGAAGGCGCGTCGGTGGTGCTCTCCGTGTCACCGTCGCACGTGGTGAGGCCGGTGATGGCGCAGGCGGCGCGGCACATGGCCCCCGGCGCGCTGGTGGTGAGCGCGTCCAAGGGGATCGAGAACGAGTCGCTGAAGACGATGGACGAGGTCCTGGCCGACGTCCTTCCCGACGGCGCGGTGGCGGCCTTCCTCTCCGGCCCCTCCTTCGCGCTGGAGGTGGGGGAGGAGCACCCCACGGCCGTGACCATCGCCTCGCACCACCCCGAGGCCGCCGTGCGGGCGCAGGCGCTCTTCCAGACTCCCTACTTTCGCGTCTACACCAGCAGCGACGTGCGCGGGGTGGAGCTCGGCGGCTCGCTCAAGAACGTCATCGCCATCGCGGCCGGCGTGGTGGAGGGGCTGGGCTACGGCAACAACACGCAGGCCGCCCTCATCACCCGCGGCCTCGCCGAGATCACCCGCCTGGGCGTCGCCGCCGGCGCGGAGCCCGCGACCTTTGCGGGGCTGGCGGGGATGGGCGACCTGATCCTCACCTGCACGGGCTCGCTGAGCCGCAACCGGCAGGTGGGGATCGAGCTGGGGCGCGGCCGGCCGATCGACGAGATCCTGGGCGGGATGGTGGCGGTGGCGGAGGGGGTGCGCACCGCGCGCTCGGCCCGCGACCTGGCCCACAAGCTGGAGATCGAGATGCCCATCGTGGAGGTGGTGCACGCGATGCTGTACGAGGGTCTGGCCGCCACGCGCGCGTTGGAGCTCCTCATGCTGCGCGAGCCGCGCCGGGAGACGTGGGGATGA
- the der gene encoding ribosome biogenesis GTPase Der, whose product MKLPVVAVVGRPNVGKSTFFNRVIGERVAIVEDRPGVTRDRNFYRTEWNARQFYLVDTGGMVEGSDEPMDRLIREQVLTAIDEADVLVLVVDVKSGAHPLDYAIAEILRKTQKPAILLVNKVDNLGNPNAVGHHDFWDLGLGEPLPMSSLSGKGSGDILDEIVKHLPDVEGEEEEALRVAVIGKPNVGKSSFVNRLLGEERLVVSDVAGTTRDAIDTPMQYHGRKLIFVDTAGLRRQAKIEDGVEFYSSIRTERAISRADVCVLMIDATEPIAVQDLKIAEKAWESGCGLVLVANKWDLVEKETQSAPNYEKEIRNRATFLKWVPILFTSTVTGQRVYKTLELILAVQEQRTRRIATHEVNEVLRALVMRAKPPHHHGHPVKFLYGTQVSVAPPTMVLWVNHPDGVMESYERYLQNGFRDAWGFSGVPIRINLRQRGEEAD is encoded by the coding sequence ATGAAGCTTCCCGTAGTCGCCGTCGTCGGCCGTCCCAACGTGGGCAAGTCCACCTTCTTCAACCGCGTCATCGGCGAGCGGGTGGCGATCGTGGAAGACCGTCCCGGAGTGACCCGCGACCGCAACTTCTACCGTACCGAGTGGAACGCCCGCCAGTTCTACCTGGTGGACACCGGCGGCATGGTGGAAGGGTCGGACGAGCCGATGGACCGGCTGATCCGCGAGCAGGTGCTCACCGCCATCGACGAGGCGGACGTGCTGGTGCTGGTGGTGGACGTCAAGAGCGGCGCGCACCCGCTGGACTACGCCATCGCCGAGATCCTGCGCAAGACGCAGAAGCCCGCCATCCTGCTGGTCAACAAGGTGGACAACCTGGGGAATCCCAACGCCGTGGGGCACCACGACTTCTGGGACCTGGGGCTGGGCGAGCCGCTCCCCATGTCGTCGCTCAGCGGCAAGGGGAGCGGCGACATCCTGGACGAGATCGTCAAGCACCTCCCGGACGTCGAGGGCGAGGAGGAGGAGGCGCTGCGCGTGGCGGTCATCGGCAAGCCCAACGTGGGCAAGTCGTCGTTCGTCAACCGCCTGCTGGGCGAGGAGCGGCTGGTGGTGAGCGACGTCGCAGGCACCACGCGCGACGCCATCGACACCCCCATGCAGTACCACGGCAGGAAGCTGATCTTCGTGGACACCGCGGGGCTGCGCCGGCAGGCCAAGATCGAGGACGGAGTGGAGTTCTACTCCTCCATCCGCACCGAGCGCGCGATCTCGCGGGCCGACGTGTGCGTGCTGATGATCGACGCCACCGAGCCCATCGCCGTGCAGGACCTCAAGATCGCCGAGAAGGCGTGGGAGTCCGGGTGCGGGCTGGTGCTGGTTGCCAACAAGTGGGACCTCGTCGAAAAGGAGACGCAGAGCGCGCCCAACTACGAAAAGGAGATCCGCAACCGCGCCACTTTTCTGAAGTGGGTCCCCATCCTCTTCACCAGCACGGTGACGGGGCAGCGCGTGTACAAGACGCTGGAGCTGATCCTGGCGGTGCAGGAGCAGCGCACGCGCCGCATCGCCACGCACGAGGTGAACGAGGTGCTCCGCGCGCTGGTGATGCGCGCCAAGCCGCCGCACCACCACGGGCACCCGGTCAAGTTCCTGTACGGCACCCAGGTGTCCGTCGCGCCCCCCACGATGGTGCTCTGGGTCAACCATCCCGACGGGGTGATGGAGAGCTACGAGCGCTACCTGCAGAACGGCTTCCGCGACGCGTGGGGGTTCAGCGGGGTGCCCATCCGCATCAACCTCCGCCAGCGCGGCGAGGAGGCGGATTGA
- the surE gene encoding 5'/3'-nucleotidase SurE, which yields MLILCTNDDGYMAPGLGVLAEAAAGLGEVHVVAPDREQSATSHSLTMHLPLRARSVRERWHNVSGTPTDCVMLAVQAILPRRPDVVLSGVNHGMNMGEDVLYSGTVSAAMEATIFGIPAVAISYAGRADERYLASYGPLLSRLLAQLVKRDDFPRETLLNVNLPAIAAEQVKGVRVTRLGRRVFSDSLTQGTDPSGKPYYWIGGGSIEWASLEGTDYHAVDEGYISVTPLHLDLTNHALLRNVAEWELTA from the coding sequence ATGCTGATACTGTGCACCAACGACGACGGGTACATGGCGCCGGGGCTGGGCGTACTGGCGGAAGCGGCGGCCGGGCTGGGCGAGGTGCACGTCGTCGCGCCGGACCGGGAGCAGAGCGCCACCAGCCACTCGCTCACCATGCACCTGCCGCTGCGCGCGCGCTCCGTGCGCGAGCGGTGGCACAATGTGAGTGGCACCCCCACTGATTGCGTGATGCTGGCGGTGCAGGCCATCCTCCCGCGCCGGCCGGACGTGGTGCTCTCCGGCGTGAACCATGGGATGAACATGGGGGAGGACGTCCTCTACTCCGGCACCGTGTCGGCGGCGATGGAGGCGACCATCTTCGGCATCCCCGCCGTCGCCATCTCGTACGCCGGGCGCGCGGACGAGCGGTACCTGGCGTCGTACGGGCCGCTCCTGTCGCGCCTGCTGGCGCAGCTGGTGAAGCGGGACGACTTCCCGCGCGAGACGCTCCTCAACGTCAACCTCCCCGCCATCGCGGCGGAGCAGGTGAAAGGGGTGCGCGTCACGCGGCTGGGGCGGCGCGTCTTCAGCGACTCGCTCACGCAGGGGACCGACCCCAGCGGCAAGCCGTACTACTGGATCGGCGGCGGGAGCATCGAGTGGGCGTCGCTGGAGGGGACCGACTACCACGCGGTCGACGAGGGGTACATCTCGGTGACGCCGCTCCACCTGGACCTCACCAACCACGCCCTGCTGCGCAACGTGGCGGAGTGGGAGCTGACGGCATGA
- a CDS encoding MerR family transcriptional regulator — protein MKRPQREFHAIGEVCELFGIKPHVLRYWETQFPALSPPKNRAGNRVYRQRDLELIALIQHLVRDERYTLEGARARIEELNRDGSATATAGHALEQSFIRSLRGELEEILELLGPVQE, from the coding sequence ATGAAGCGTCCGCAGCGGGAGTTCCACGCGATCGGGGAGGTGTGCGAGCTGTTCGGGATCAAGCCGCACGTGCTGCGCTACTGGGAGACGCAGTTCCCGGCGCTGTCGCCGCCCAAGAACCGCGCCGGCAACCGCGTCTACCGCCAGCGCGACCTGGAGCTGATCGCCCTGATCCAGCACCTCGTCCGCGACGAGCGCTACACGCTGGAGGGCGCCCGCGCGCGCATCGAGGAGCTGAACCGCGACGGCTCCGCCACCGCCACCGCCGGCCACGCCCTGGAGCAGAGCTTCATCCGCTCCCTGCGCGGCGAGCTGGAGGAGATCCTGGAGCTGCTGGGGCCGGTGCAGGAGTGA
- a CDS encoding tetratricopeptide repeat protein encodes MKIERGLILAAGIAVASACASAGTTGGGTAAGPAVAASSALPQVQCANGAPTVTAQATAAQAALNRTLILQGAAQTPLYNTAMEQARAGIAAEANNPLHYFLLAQAALGTNNYAAADSAFRRTLELCPQFAAEVNPLRERASQMVFNAGVEAFTRGDTAQALSQWEQAGRMNEAMPQAHFNQAVVYAGRNDHARAATAYRAALASLERVTPDTSNAAELVETRAGSLSGLLNAGAHFFSVNDFARAGEMFAEVHRLDPNHRDAWYNHALALYKLERWQELVPVASRLVQIDPLNYNARIVLFNAYKGISDAAKASRNTAVESANRNLAVSTLQAADSLVVQVDETQLSTRDDGARLTGVVKGGIARAGTPIRLNFTFFGPSGPVGTQSITVNAPAKDASAPFEVSLPTTQPVTGYSYRVGS; translated from the coding sequence ATGAAGATCGAACGTGGGCTGATCCTTGCCGCCGGCATCGCCGTGGCGAGCGCCTGCGCAAGCGCGGGCACCACCGGGGGCGGCACGGCCGCCGGGCCCGCCGTGGCGGCTTCGTCGGCGCTGCCGCAGGTGCAGTGCGCCAACGGTGCGCCCACCGTGACCGCGCAGGCCACCGCCGCGCAGGCGGCGCTCAACCGCACGCTGATCCTTCAGGGCGCGGCGCAGACGCCGTTGTACAACACGGCGATGGAGCAGGCGCGCGCCGGCATCGCGGCCGAGGCCAACAACCCGCTCCACTACTTCCTGCTTGCCCAGGCGGCGCTCGGCACCAACAACTACGCGGCCGCCGACAGCGCCTTCCGCCGCACGCTGGAGCTCTGCCCGCAGTTCGCGGCCGAGGTCAACCCGCTGCGCGAGCGCGCCTCGCAGATGGTGTTCAACGCGGGCGTGGAGGCGTTCACCCGGGGAGACACCGCGCAGGCCCTGTCGCAGTGGGAGCAGGCCGGGCGGATGAACGAGGCGATGCCGCAGGCGCACTTCAACCAGGCGGTGGTGTACGCGGGCCGCAACGACCACGCGCGTGCCGCCACGGCGTACCGCGCCGCGCTCGCCTCGCTGGAGCGCGTCACGCCGGACACCAGCAACGCCGCGGAGCTCGTGGAGACGCGGGCGGGGAGCCTTTCCGGGCTGCTGAACGCGGGCGCGCACTTCTTCTCGGTGAACGACTTCGCGCGCGCCGGCGAGATGTTCGCCGAGGTGCACCGCCTGGACCCCAACCACCGCGACGCCTGGTACAACCACGCGCTCGCGCTGTACAAGCTGGAGCGCTGGCAGGAGCTGGTGCCGGTGGCGTCGCGCCTGGTGCAGATCGACCCGCTCAACTACAACGCGCGGATCGTGCTGTTCAACGCGTACAAGGGGATCTCGGATGCGGCGAAGGCGTCGCGCAACACGGCGGTGGAAAGTGCGAACCGGAACCTGGCGGTGAGCACGCTGCAGGCGGCGGACTCCCTGGTCGTTCAGGTGGACGAGACGCAGCTCAGCACGCGCGACGACGGCGCCCGCCTCACCGGTGTCGTGAAGGGTGGCATTGCGCGCGCGGGCACGCCGATCCGCCTGAACTTCACCTTCTTCGGCCCGTCCGGCCCGGTGGGCACGCAGAGCATCACCGTGAACGCCCCCGCCAAGGACGCCTCGGCCCCCTTTGAGGTCTCGCTGCCCACGACGCAGCCGGTGACGGGGTACAGCTACCGGGTGGGAAGCTAA
- a CDS encoding protein-L-isoaspartate(D-aspartate) O-methyltransferase, which translates to MSTERFNAQRRALIGRMQEKGIRNLEVLRAFDQIPRHAFVPHAVSHRAYEDAPVPIGFGQTASQPSLQAMYMQLLEIGPRDKVLEIGTGSGHQTAVLAQLADRVYSVERIPELAARAREALDGMRISNVAILVGDGTIGWSRYAPYEAILVAAAAPDVPQPLVDQLADGGKMLVPVGTRELQRLVLVTKRGGEVTTEEVLDCTFVPLLGRFGWADERPPGG; encoded by the coding sequence ATGAGCACGGAGCGCTTCAACGCGCAGCGGCGGGCGCTGATCGGGCGGATGCAGGAGAAGGGGATCCGCAACCTGGAGGTGCTGCGTGCCTTCGACCAGATCCCGCGCCACGCCTTCGTGCCGCACGCCGTCTCGCACCGGGCGTACGAGGACGCGCCGGTCCCCATCGGCTTCGGGCAGACGGCGTCGCAGCCCTCGCTGCAGGCGATGTACATGCAGCTGCTGGAGATCGGCCCGCGCGACAAGGTGCTGGAGATCGGCACGGGGAGCGGGCACCAGACGGCGGTGCTGGCACAGCTCGCCGACCGCGTGTACTCGGTGGAGCGCATCCCCGAGCTGGCGGCGCGCGCGCGCGAGGCGCTGGACGGCATGAGGATCTCCAACGTGGCGATCCTGGTGGGCGACGGCACGATCGGGTGGAGCCGCTACGCGCCGTACGAGGCGATCCTGGTGGCCGCCGCCGCGCCGGACGTGCCGCAGCCGCTGGTGGACCAGCTCGCCGACGGCGGCAAGATGCTGGTGCCGGTGGGGACGCGCGAGCTGCAGCGGCTGGTGCTGGTGACCAAGCGGGGCGGGGAAGTGACGACGGAAGAGGTGCTGGACTGCACCTTCGTACCGCTCCTCGGCCGCTTCGGGTGGGCGGACGAGCGTCCGCCCGGCGGCTGA